The sequence below is a genomic window from Providencia rettgeri.
ATTGCGGTTCCGCAAGGTGCTTGGCGGGAAGTTAATGAGGAAGGGGTCGATATTGGTGGTTGTATCAATACATTAACCACACAACAACCCTCAGCTCTTGTTAAAGGGAATCCACAACATACTAACTTAGTTGACGTGAAACGTGCATAAGGAGCGACAAATGAAACAGTATGGTTTTTATTTCGACTCAACAAAATGCACAGGATGTAAAACGTGTCAGGTGAGTTGTAAAGATGAGAAAGACCTTGATTTAGGGCCTAAATTTCGTCGGGTATATGAGTTTGGTGGTGGTAGTTGGCAGCAGCAAGAGGGGATATGGCAGCAGAATATTTATAACTACTATCTATCAATTTCCTGTAATCATTGTTCTAACCCAACATGTGTTGAAGGTTGCCCAACAGGGGCGATGCATAAACGTGAGCAAGATGGGTTAGTCGTGGTAGATCAAACCATTTGTGTTGGATGCCGTTACTGCGAGTTACGCTGTCCATACGGCGCACCGCAGTATGACGAAAAGAAAAAATTGATGAGTAAATGCGATGGATGCTATGAACGTGTCGAAAAAGGGATGAAACCGGTGTGTGTTGACTCCTGTCCACAACGTGCATTGGATTTTGACGATATCAATCTTCTACGTGAGCGTCATGGCAATATTAGCGGGGTCGCCCCCATGCCAAATCCGTCTCTTACTCATCCTAACATTGTGATTAAGCCGCATAAAGATGCTAAACCTTGTGGTGAAAAGAGCGGTAAATTACAAAATCCAGCAGAGGTATAATATGCACGAACTTCCACTCGTTTTTTTCACCGTATTGGGGCAGTCAGCGGCAGGTTTATATTTGTTGGCGTATGCAAGTCGAAAACTGGGCATGTTGAGCGAAACCCAATTGCGTCATTCCAATATAGCGGCATTTGTCATTATGATCATTGCGCTAGCCATCGGTGGGCTACACGTTGGGCAGCCTCTGCGCTTCTTTAATATGCTTTTAGGTGTAGGCCGTTCACCAATGAGTAATGAAGCTTTGCTTAGTGGTATTTTTGTTGCTTTTGGGGCAGCAACTTTATTATTCACCTTGTTTATTAAAAATAAAGCGCTGAGTGAACTGTGTAATGTTGCCACGGTTATTTTTGGTTTGGCATTCGTAT
It includes:
- a CDS encoding DMSO/selenate family reductase complex B subunit gives rise to the protein MKQYGFYFDSTKCTGCKTCQVSCKDEKDLDLGPKFRRVYEFGGGSWQQQEGIWQQNIYNYYLSISCNHCSNPTCVEGCPTGAMHKREQDGLVVVDQTICVGCRYCELRCPYGAPQYDEKKKLMSKCDGCYERVEKGMKPVCVDSCPQRALDFDDINLLRERHGNISGVAPMPNPSLTHPNIVIKPHKDAKPCGEKSGKLQNPAEV